Within the Gloeocapsa sp. DLM2.Bin57 genome, the region AACCTCTGATTAATTCTTCGATGACTGTTCCTTCTGGGTGTTCATCCGTTGGCTCTCTTAACATTGCTTCATGATAATTAGGGTCAAAGGGTTGACCTTCGGGGCGCATTGGTGATACGCCAATACGTTTGAGACTATCTACTAGGATTTTATATACACCTTGATAACTTTTATGGATCGCTTTTTCTCCATCGTTATTGGGTTTTAGTTGTGTTCTTGCACGTTCAAAGTTATCAATTACAGGGAGTAATTCCAATATTGTATTGCGCTTAACCTGACATTCTAACATTTCTCGATCTTTGTTGCTACGTTTACGAAAGTTATCAAAGTCAGCGGCAATTCTGATGTATTGTGTTTTAAAGCTTTCAGTTTTTTCTGTTTGTTCTTCTAATTGCTGTTTGAGTACAGCTACCTGTTCTTGTAGGGCTGTGATTACCTCTTGATGGTCTTGATTTTCGGTTGTAGTTGTTTCAGTTGTTGGAGATTCCTGCACTTCTACCTCTTGATTAGTAAAGGTTTCCGCTGAATTGTCAACATTGATTTCGTTTGAGTTCATGGTTTCTGGAATTGATGGATAATTAGCTTCAGGAGTAGCTTATTCTCTTGAACAAATTTTAGCATATCTGAGCTATGGTTCGTTATATTTCTTAATCAGGACTCGAACTAGAAAAAATTTTGCTGATGATCTTAATTTTAGTCCAACTTTTGGGAACTATAATCTTAGAACCAGGTAATTTATACTTATATTTTCATGAATAAATCTTCACTCCATAACAAATCATCACGAGCACTTGTACCTAGAGATTTCTTTTTCCCGTTTGGGAATAAGCTGATTGAAGCGGGTTATGTGCAACGTGAACAACTGAAACTAGCTTTACAGAAAAAAGAAGAGTCAGGAAATTCCCTGATTAACATTTTAGAAGAGTTAACTAATCGTAAACTTCCTTCAGAATTAGTCAGACAATATAAGAAACACCAATTATTTGAGCTCAAGGTGTTTTATGGTGTTGATTGCGTTGATCCTGAAGTAGATAGCATCGCTAGTATTCAAATGGCGTTGCTAATTGAGAAGGTTATTCCCATAGAAGTATGTAGGCGTTATAAACTATTGCCCATCAAAAAAGAAGAAGAAATACTGTTAGTGGCGATGGTTAATCCTGATGACTTAGAAGCTTATGACGAATTACGTCGGATTTTAGGTCAGAAAAAGCTGAGTTTACAGCGAATGGTAATTACCAAAGAAGATTATCAAAGATTATTAGATGAGTACCAAAACGCTGAATCAAAACGAGATAAAGAAAGAGCTGAAGAATTAAAACAAAAGACTTTAGAAAAACTCAGTGATGTTACCGAAATCATTGAGAATATCGAGGTAGCACCTGATGAACAAGATGATCAATCAGATGTTATTACTGATGAAAATGATAATAGTGCACCACCAATCATCGCACTAGTTAATAAAATTTTGGTTAAAGCCTTGAAAGAAGGAGCATCAGATATTCACATCGAACCTCAAGAAGAGGATTTAAAGATACGTTTCCGTAAAGATGGGGTATTGACTCAAGCATTTCCACCGCTACCTAAACATATTATCACACCAGTAGTAGCTAGATTTAAAATTATTGCAGATTTGGATATAGCAGAGCGCAGAATGCCCCAAGATGGTAAAATTAGACGGGTTTTCCAAGGCAGAAAAGTAGATTTTCGGGT harbors:
- the grpE gene encoding nucleotide exchange factor GrpE, encoding MNSNEINVDNSAETFTNQEVEVQESPTTETTTTENQDHQEVITALQEQVAVLKQQLEEQTEKTESFKTQYIRIAADFDNFRKRSNKDREMLECQVKRNTILELLPVIDNFERARTQLKPNNDGEKAIHKSYQGVYKILVDSLKRIGVSPMRPEGQPFDPNYHEAMLREPTDEHPEGTVIEELIRGYLLDDQVLRHAMVKVAAPKEEVDDSTTETAEN